A single Candidatus Methylomirabilis lanthanidiphila DNA region contains:
- a CDS encoding thiamine-monophosphate kinase, translating into MKVSTIGECGLIERIRSILPQPRDAVLGIGDDCAALRPAAGTDLLLTTDLLVEGVDFTLQTITPYRLGRKAMGVNLSDIAAMGGLPRAALAVLAMSPDGEIEFVDELYRGLHEEGVRFGVEIIGGDLSASSTLTIGVTLVGEVKTGRAVTRSGAKPGERIWVTGRLGAAAAGLAALKAGCRLRDDQVEIPFEVSESLREAARQAIERHLCPIPRIREGRALAEAGAASAMIDVSDGLALDLVRLCRESGVSATIKADRIPIDQAAAAVAQRFGHDPLAMALQGGEDFELLFTSSWEPADIAAIFPDVVTVTEVGEVQHAGQECRVERQDGSTVTLTGGYDHFGRR; encoded by the coding sequence ATGAAGGTGTCGACTATCGGCGAATGTGGCCTGATCGAACGGATCAGAAGCATCCTGCCTCAACCGCGCGATGCCGTTCTGGGTATCGGCGACGACTGCGCCGCGTTGCGGCCTGCAGCGGGCACAGATCTTCTGCTCACGACGGACCTGCTCGTCGAGGGGGTCGATTTCACGCTGCAGACCATCACGCCCTATCGTCTCGGACGTAAGGCGATGGGAGTGAATCTGAGTGATATTGCCGCGATGGGGGGCCTGCCGCGCGCCGCGTTAGCCGTACTGGCAATGTCGCCTGATGGAGAGATCGAGTTTGTCGATGAGCTCTATCGTGGCCTCCACGAGGAAGGCGTACGATTTGGGGTCGAGATCATCGGTGGGGATCTCTCCGCCTCCTCCACTCTTACAATCGGCGTAACCCTGGTGGGGGAAGTAAAAACAGGGAGGGCGGTGACGCGTTCCGGCGCGAAACCAGGGGAGCGGATTTGGGTCACGGGCCGGTTAGGCGCAGCGGCGGCAGGTCTCGCGGCGCTTAAAGCCGGGTGCCGCCTCCGTGACGATCAGGTCGAGATCCCGTTTGAAGTTTCTGAATCGCTCCGAGAGGCCGCCAGGCAGGCCATCGAGCGACATCTCTGTCCTATTCCAAGGATTCGAGAGGGACGGGCGCTGGCGGAGGCCGGAGCCGCGTCGGCAATGATCGACGTGAGCGACGGGCTGGCTTTGGACTTGGTCCGCCTGTGTCGTGAGAGCGGGGTCTCGGCGACGATCAAAGCGGATCGGATTCCAATCGATCAGGCAGCGGCAGCCGTTGCGCAGCGCTTCGGTCATGATCCGCTTGCCATGGCGCTGCAGGGCGGAGAGGACTTCGAGCTGCTCTTTACCTCGTCGTGGGAGCCTGCCGATATAGCCGCCATCTTCCCTGACGTCGTGACTGTCACCGAGGTGGGGGAGGTGCAACACGCGGGTCAGGAATGCCGAGTCGAACGGCAAGACGGCAGTACGGTGACGCTGACCGGCGGATACGATCATTTCGGAAGACGATAA